The following proteins come from a genomic window of Helicobacter pylori:
- a CDS encoding S41 family peptidase: MTKRLFKGLLAISLAVSLHGGEVKEKKPVKPVKEDPQELAAKRVEAFSRFSNVVSEIEKKYVDKISISEIMTKAIEGLLSNLDAHSAYLNEKKFKEFQAQTEGEFGGLGITVGMRDGVLTVIAPLEGTPAYKAGVKAGDNILKINNESTLSMSIDDAINLMRGKPKTPIQITVVRKNEPKPLVFNIVRDIIKVPSVYVKKIEKTPYLYVRVNSFDKNVTKSVLDGLKANPKTKGIVLDLRGNPGGLLNQAVGLSNLFIKEGVLVSQKGKNKEENLEYKANGRAPYTNLPVAVLVNGGSASASEIVAGALQDHKRAVIIGEKTFGKGSVQILLPVNKDEAIKITTARYYLPSGRTIQAKGITPDIVIYPGKVPENENKFSLKEADLKHHLEQELKKIDDKTPNSKEADKDKKNEEEKEVTPKMINDDIQLKTAIDSLKTWSIVDEKMDEKAPKKK, translated from the coding sequence GAAGATCCGCAAGAATTAGCGGCTAAAAGGGTGGAAGCGTTCAGTCGTTTCTCTAATGTGGTTTCAGAAATTGAAAAAAAGTATGTGGATAAAATCAGTATTTCTGAGATCATGACTAAAGCGATTGAAGGCTTGCTCTCTAATTTGGACGCGCATTCAGCGTATTTGAATGAAAAGAAGTTTAAGGAATTTCAAGCCCAAACCGAGGGCGAATTTGGGGGGCTTGGGATCACGGTGGGCATGCGCGATGGCGTTTTGACCGTTATTGCTCCCTTAGAAGGCACTCCCGCTTACAAGGCTGGGGTTAAAGCGGGCGATAATATTTTAAAAATCAATAACGAAAGCACGCTGAGCATGAGCATTGATGATGCAATCAATCTCATGCGTGGCAAGCCAAAGACCCCTATTCAGATCACCGTCGTAAGAAAAAACGAGCCAAAACCCTTGGTGTTTAACATTGTTAGAGACATCATCAAAGTCCCATCTGTCTATGTGAAAAAGATTGAAAAAACCCCTTATTTGTATGTGAGAGTCAATTCTTTTGATAAAAATGTTACCAAATCGGTTTTAGACGGCTTAAAAGCTAACCCTAAAACTAAAGGGATCGTGTTGGATTTAAGAGGTAATCCTGGAGGGTTGTTAAACCAAGCGGTGGGCTTGTCTAACTTATTCATTAAAGAGGGGGTTTTAGTCTCTCAAAAAGGCAAAAATAAAGAAGAAAATTTAGAATACAAGGCTAACGGCAGAGCCCCTTATACCAATTTGCCTGTTGCGGTGTTAGTCAATGGCGGTTCAGCGAGCGCGAGCGAGATCGTCGCAGGGGCACTGCAAGATCACAAACGGGCCGTGATTATCGGTGAAAAAACCTTTGGTAAGGGAAGCGTGCAGATACTGCTCCCTGTCAATAAAGACGAAGCCATTAAGATCACGACCGCACGCTACTATTTGCCGAGCGGGCGCACCATTCAAGCTAAGGGGATCACGCCTGATATTGTGATTTATCCAGGTAAAGTACCAGAAAATGAAAATAAATTCAGCTTGAAAGAAGCGGATCTAAAACACCATTTAGAGCAAGAGCTTAAAAAGATTGATGATAAAACCCCTAATTCCAAAGAGGCGGATAAAGACAAGAAAAATGAAGAGGAAAAAGAGGTTACTCCTAAAATGATCAATGATGATATCCAGCTAAAAACCGCTATTGACAGCTTGAAAACCTGGTCTATCGTTGATGAGAAAATGGATGAAAAAGCGCCTAAGAAGAAATAA